The Desulfonatronum lacustre DSM 10312 region GCCTGATCCCCGGCGCGGACGCCCCCACGGCCAACATCAACACCAACGTGGGCATGGCCATCTTCGTCTTCCTTTACTACAACTACTGGGGTTTCAAACTCCACGGCCTGCACTATATCAAGCACTTCACCGGCCCGTTCTGGTGGCTGGCGCCCATGATGCTGCCCATTGAAATTATCAGCCACTTGGCCCGCCCGCTTTCGCTCACCCTGCGACTTTTCGGAAACATCCGCGGCGAGGAAATCGTCATCGCCCTGATGTTTTTCCTGGCACCCGTACTCGGTTCCCTGCCCATCTTCATGCTCTTCGTGTTGATGAAGACCATGCAGGCCTTCATCTTCTTCATGCTCTCCCTGATGTACCTCAAGGGAGCCTTTGAAGAAGCCCACTAAACACCTCTCGGGGGAAATGGTCATTTGACCAACAACTATAACACTCTCTTTTAAGGAGGACGTAGTCCAATGCGCAAACTGTTTTTGATCGCCCTGAACACCGTGGCCCTGATGGGTTTGGCTTCCGTTGCCTTTGCCGCCGATGTGGCTCCCGGCACCATCTCCATGATCGCCATGGCCACCGCCCTGGGTATGGCCATTGCCGCCTTCGGCTGCGGTATCGCTCAAGGTATGGGCCTGAAGGCGGCCTGCGAAGGCACCGCCCGCAACCCCGAAGCCAGCGGCAAGATCACCGTGACCCTGCTCTTGGGTATGGCCTTCATCGAGTCCCTGGCCATTTACGCCCTGGTCGTGAACCTGATTCTGCTGTTCGCCAACCCCTTCATCGGCTAACACGGCACATTTCTTCACTCGAAGAACAAAAAAGACCGCTCTCGACAAGAGGGCGGTCTTTTTTGGCCGCAAACATGTTCCTATTTTCACAACTCGTCACACATACCTGTGAAAAGCAAACACATCCCCAGGGCCACGATCCAGCGCCTGGCCGTGTATCTCCAGGTACTCGAGGCGCTGAACGACGAGGAGATCGAAGTCGTCTCCTCCGAGGCGCTTGCTCGCGCTTGTGACGTCAACCCGTCCCAAATCCGCAAAGATCTTGCCTATTTCGGAGAATTCGGCGTCCGCGGTGTCGGCTATTACGTCGGCAAGCTGATCCAGTCCATCAAAGTTTCCCTCGGCACGGACCGCATTTGGCGTACCGCCCTGATCGGCGTCGGCAACCTCGGGCGTTCCCTGCTTCGCTACAAAGGCTTTCCGAAGCGTGGATTCCAAATAGTAGCCGCCTTTGACTGCGATCCGTTCAAGATAGGGGAAACCATCGCCGGTTTGGAAGTGATGTGTCCGCGACGGATGAAAGAAAACGTCAAGGACATGCGCATTGAGATCGGCATCATCACCACACCTACGGATCGCGCCCAGCGCGCCGCCAACTACCTCGTAGAATCGAACATCCACTGTATTCTGAACTTTTCAGCGGCCCGCATTCATGTGCCGGACTATGTCTTCGTGGAATACGTCGACTTTTTCCACCACCTCTACGCCCTGACCTTCAAGTTGAATACCAGCGCCGTCCAACGATTCGAGGCTTTTTCCAAAAATTGATGCCCCCATCGGAACTCACTCACCCCAAAATTCAGTCTTTGGAAGCGTTTTGTAACCGCGCCAGCGCCCATCCACGCCCCCT contains the following coding sequences:
- the atpB gene encoding F0F1 ATP synthase subunit A gives rise to the protein MAGDIQYVLILKEGLDAVGINFPKEYIHIVYSWVIIAVLIFLGWLATRRLTLVPGKSQNVWETLIGGMEDFVVQNMGEAGRKVFPVLFTLFIYILFMNLTGLIPGADAPTANINTNVGMAIFVFLYYNYWGFKLHGLHYIKHFTGPFWWLAPMMLPIEIISHLARPLSLTLRLFGNIRGEEIVIALMFFLAPVLGSLPIFMLFVLMKTMQAFIFFMLSLMYLKGAFEEAH
- the atpE gene encoding ATP synthase F0 subunit C, with translation MRKLFLIALNTVALMGLASVAFAADVAPGTISMIAMATALGMAIAAFGCGIAQGMGLKAACEGTARNPEASGKITVTLLLGMAFIESLAIYALVVNLILLFANPFIG
- a CDS encoding redox-sensing transcriptional repressor Rex, translating into MKSKHIPRATIQRLAVYLQVLEALNDEEIEVVSSEALARACDVNPSQIRKDLAYFGEFGVRGVGYYVGKLIQSIKVSLGTDRIWRTALIGVGNLGRSLLRYKGFPKRGFQIVAAFDCDPFKIGETIAGLEVMCPRRMKENVKDMRIEIGIITTPTDRAQRAANYLVESNIHCILNFSAARIHVPDYVFVEYVDFFHHLYALTFKLNTSAVQRFEAFSKN